In Aptenodytes patagonicus chromosome 6, bAptPat1.pri.cur, whole genome shotgun sequence, one genomic interval encodes:
- the TTC14 gene encoding tetratricopeptide repeat protein 14 isoform X1: MDRELLRQALSYHGPALLSLLRAEQHDNPDFRGLLPPPGTALEPPRGAPHPPAAWKERASIDTEIKRFIAKKADLLFAHSWKPNGPLSDTIEENEEYYAVMPPLERFMEVPREDRRELFFRDIERGDIVIGRITSIREFGFFMVLICLGSGFIREISDLEITALCPLRDVPSQSNHGDPLSYYQTGDLIQAAIKDVDRYHEKLTVSLYSSALPPNLSSTKLGVITSDDFPLHYRQSMEVANTAETFEEVLHRSPGFANPSLVEYLAEKLGLSESNPPSLMRSLQIKNFNEEDFAPALRKEQSASWALKCVKAGVDYFKVGRHVEAMNEYNKALEIDPQNVEALVARGALYATKGSLNKAIGDFEIALENCPTHRNARKYLCQTLVERGGQLEEEDKLLNAESYYKKALSLDETFKEAEEALTKLRKHMQKSLEMREKQAAKEERQKEKKVETSAEKLRKLLKEEKRLKKKRKVSTSSSSSSSSSSSSSSDSSSDVSISSSSSSSDHKKRRKKRRNRSESAHGSKKCSSRASSHYKDQIRKEEWYSPPADTSASFLNQNFEVEKLLERQDSLVCPKTEVREKDRHCSFSRTPGDDEDTFGGRSEDSRDSYSSSRILPSSSKTEKYGKTDRFFSSWRGSSGSYRKSDDEPRMHYFRKLERDVEGRKEQFKKHGSGQDRCYTSPAGSDYSGKSVGKYRLYSSTCLREGDKSYDSDRHVLSQHKNESEYKNRKRSYEETNKTKEPEEEMSLNGTAQTEGGIKRNLPQNLVNIFNQIAEFEREKGSKQKKQ, encoded by the exons atggACCGGGAGCTGCTGCGTCAGGCGCTGAGCTACCACGGCCCCGCGCTGCTCTCGCTGCTCCGCGCCGAGCAGCACGACAACCCCGACTTCCgcgggctgctgccgccgccggggaCTGCCCTCGagccgccccgcggggccccgcaCCCGCCGGCCGCCTG GAAAGAGAGGGCGAGCATTGACACCGAGATCAAGCGCTTCATTGCCAAAAAAGCCGATCTCCTTTTTGCTCACTCGTGGAAACCCAACGGGCCTCTCTCCGACACGATTGAAGAAAATGAGG AGTATTATGCTGTTATGCCTCCCCTGGAACGGTTCATGGAGGTTCCCAGGGAAGACAGGAGAGAATTATTTTTTCGAGACATCGAACGTGGTGATATCGTGATTGGGAGGATTACTTCTATTCGTGAATTTGGCTTTTTCATGGTGTTGATTTGTCTGGGAAGTGGTTTCATACGGGAGATTTCAGATTTAGAAATCACT GCTCTTTGTCCTTTGAGAGATGTGCCTTCTCAAAGCAACCATGGAGATCCTTTATCTTATTATCAAACTGGAGACCTTATTCAAG CTGCAATCAAGGACGTTGATCGTTACCACGAGAAGCTCACGGTGTCGCTTTACAGCTCAGCTCTTCCGCCCAATCTTTCCAGTACAAAACTGGGCGTAATTACTTCCGATGACTTCCCATTACATTATAG GCAAAGCATGGAAGTTGCTAATACAGCAGAGACATTCGAAGAGGTTTTGCATCGTTCCCCAGGATTTGCTAATCCATCGTTAGTTGAATATTTAGCAGAAAAACTAGGACTAAGTGAATCAAATCCACCATCTTTGATGAGAAGTCTTCAAat TAAAAATTTCAATGAAGAAGATTTTGCCCCTGCATTGAGGAAAGAGCAATCTGCATCTTGGGCCTTGAAATG TGTGAAGGCTGGGGTTGATTATTTTAAGGTTGGGCGCCATGTGGAAGCCATGAACGAGTACAACAAGGCTTTGGAAATTGATCCACAAAACGTTGAAGCTTTAGTAGCACGAGGAGCTCT GTATGCAACAAAAGGAAGTCTGAACAAAGCCATAGGTGATTTTGAAATTGCTTTAGAAAACTGTCCTACCCatagaaatgcaagaaaataccTCTGTCAGACACTTGTGGAAAGAGGCGGGCA GTTGGAAGAGGAAGACAAACTACTGAATGCTGAGAGTTACTATAAAAAAGCCTTAAGTTTGGATGAGACTTTTaaggaagcagaagaggccttaaCAAAACTCCGTAAGCATATGCAG aaatctttggaaATGAGGGAGAAACAAGCTGCcaaagaagagagacagaaagaaaagaaagtagaaacaAGTGCAGAGAAATTGCGTAAgctcttaaaagaagaaaaaag gttgaagaagaaaaggaaagtatcgacttcctcctcctcctcctcctcctcctcatcatcatcatcaagtgATTCTTCATCAGATGTatcaatttcttcttcctcctcttcctctgatCACAAGAAACGTAGGAAAAAGCGTCGGAATAGATCCGAGTCTGCCCACGGCTCCAAAAAATGCTCATCTAGAGCTTCTTCCCATTATAAAGATCAGATTAGGAAAGAGGAGTGGTATTCGCCTCCAGCTGATACCTCTGCTTCCTTTCTTAACCAAAATTTTGAAGTGGAAAAACTGCTGGAAAGGCAGGACAGCTTAGTGTGTCCAAAAACAGAAgtaagagagaaagacagacactGTTCTTTTTCGAGGACTCCAGGTGATGATGAAGACACTTTTGGAGGTAGGTCTGAAGATTCAAGAGATTCTTACAGTAGCTCCAGAATTCTGCCAAGTAgtagcaaaactgaaaaatatggtAAAACTGATAGATTTTTCTCCAGTTGGAGGGGTTCTTCAGGTTCATACCGTAAGTCAGATGATGAACCCAGGATGCATTATTTTAGGAAATTAGAAAGGGACGtagaggggagaaaagagcagTTTAAAAAACATGGCTCAGGTCAAGACAGGTGTTATACGTCTCCAGCAGGGTCTGACTATTCTGGCAAGTCAGTGGGAAAGTACAGATTGTATTCTAGCACCTGCTTACGTGAAGGTGATAAAAGTTACGATAGTGATAGGCATGTGTTAAGCCAGCATAAAAATGAAAGCGAGTATAAGAATAGGAAAAGAAGTTATGAGGAGACTAATAAAACAAAGGAACCAGAGGAGGAAATGTCTTTAAATGGTACAGCACAAACAGAAGGTGGCATTAAAAGAAACCTGCCCCAGAACTTAGTTAACATATTCAATCAAATAGCTGAATTTGAGAGGGAAAAAGGAAGTAAGCAGAAGAAACAGTAA
- the TTC14 gene encoding tetratricopeptide repeat protein 14 isoform X2 has translation MDRELLRQALSYHGPALLSLLRAEQHDNPDFRGLLPPPGTALEPPRGAPHPPAAWKERASIDTEIKRFIAKKADLLFAHSWKPNGPLSDTIEENEEYYAVMPPLERFMEVPREDRRELFFRDIERGDIVIGRITSIREFGFFMVLICLGSGFIREISDLEITALCPLRDVPSQSNHGDPLSYYQTGDLIQAAIKDVDRYHEKLTVSLYSSALPPNLSSTKLGVITSDDFPLHYRQSMEVANTAETFEEVLHRSPGFANPSLVEYLAEKLGLSESNPPSLMRSLQIKNFNEEDFAPALRKEQSASWALKCVKAGVDYFKVGRHVEAMNEYNKALEIDPQNVEALVARGALYATKGSLNKAIGDFEIALENCPTHRNARKYLCQTLVERGGQLEEEDKLLNAESYYKKALSLDETFKEAEEALTKLRKHMQKSLEMREKQAAKEERQKEKKVETSAEKLRKLLKEEKRLKKKRKVSTSSSSSSSSSSSSSSDSSSDVSISSSSSSSDHKKRRKKRRNRSESAHGSKKCSSRASSHYKDQIRKEEWYSPPADTSASFLNQNFEVEKLLERQDSLVCPKTEVREKDRHCSFSRTPGDDEDTFGDEET, from the exons atggACCGGGAGCTGCTGCGTCAGGCGCTGAGCTACCACGGCCCCGCGCTGCTCTCGCTGCTCCGCGCCGAGCAGCACGACAACCCCGACTTCCgcgggctgctgccgccgccggggaCTGCCCTCGagccgccccgcggggccccgcaCCCGCCGGCCGCCTG GAAAGAGAGGGCGAGCATTGACACCGAGATCAAGCGCTTCATTGCCAAAAAAGCCGATCTCCTTTTTGCTCACTCGTGGAAACCCAACGGGCCTCTCTCCGACACGATTGAAGAAAATGAGG AGTATTATGCTGTTATGCCTCCCCTGGAACGGTTCATGGAGGTTCCCAGGGAAGACAGGAGAGAATTATTTTTTCGAGACATCGAACGTGGTGATATCGTGATTGGGAGGATTACTTCTATTCGTGAATTTGGCTTTTTCATGGTGTTGATTTGTCTGGGAAGTGGTTTCATACGGGAGATTTCAGATTTAGAAATCACT GCTCTTTGTCCTTTGAGAGATGTGCCTTCTCAAAGCAACCATGGAGATCCTTTATCTTATTATCAAACTGGAGACCTTATTCAAG CTGCAATCAAGGACGTTGATCGTTACCACGAGAAGCTCACGGTGTCGCTTTACAGCTCAGCTCTTCCGCCCAATCTTTCCAGTACAAAACTGGGCGTAATTACTTCCGATGACTTCCCATTACATTATAG GCAAAGCATGGAAGTTGCTAATACAGCAGAGACATTCGAAGAGGTTTTGCATCGTTCCCCAGGATTTGCTAATCCATCGTTAGTTGAATATTTAGCAGAAAAACTAGGACTAAGTGAATCAAATCCACCATCTTTGATGAGAAGTCTTCAAat TAAAAATTTCAATGAAGAAGATTTTGCCCCTGCATTGAGGAAAGAGCAATCTGCATCTTGGGCCTTGAAATG TGTGAAGGCTGGGGTTGATTATTTTAAGGTTGGGCGCCATGTGGAAGCCATGAACGAGTACAACAAGGCTTTGGAAATTGATCCACAAAACGTTGAAGCTTTAGTAGCACGAGGAGCTCT GTATGCAACAAAAGGAAGTCTGAACAAAGCCATAGGTGATTTTGAAATTGCTTTAGAAAACTGTCCTACCCatagaaatgcaagaaaataccTCTGTCAGACACTTGTGGAAAGAGGCGGGCA GTTGGAAGAGGAAGACAAACTACTGAATGCTGAGAGTTACTATAAAAAAGCCTTAAGTTTGGATGAGACTTTTaaggaagcagaagaggccttaaCAAAACTCCGTAAGCATATGCAG aaatctttggaaATGAGGGAGAAACAAGCTGCcaaagaagagagacagaaagaaaagaaagtagaaacaAGTGCAGAGAAATTGCGTAAgctcttaaaagaagaaaaaag gttgaagaagaaaaggaaagtatcgacttcctcctcctcctcctcctcctcctcatcatcatcatcaagtgATTCTTCATCAGATGTatcaatttcttcttcctcctcttcctctgatCACAAGAAACGTAGGAAAAAGCGTCGGAATAGATCCGAGTCTGCCCACGGCTCCAAAAAATGCTCATCTAGAGCTTCTTCCCATTATAAAGATCAGATTAGGAAAGAGGAGTGGTATTCGCCTCCAGCTGATACCTCTGCTTCCTTTCTTAACCAAAATTTTGAAGTGGAAAAACTGCTGGAAAGGCAGGACAGCTTAGTGTGTCCAAAAACAGAAgtaagagagaaagacagacactGTTCTTTTTCGAGGACTCCAGGTGATGATGAAGACACTTTTGGAG